The proteins below come from a single Aegilops tauschii subsp. strangulata cultivar AL8/78 chromosome 6, Aet v6.0, whole genome shotgun sequence genomic window:
- the LOC109758162 gene encoding uncharacterized protein — protein MDDDGAASPSPSPSPWRSPSPLPIADPVTVAAVPPGHLALAIPIHKHGPSSSGGGGGGGREDAWSDGATSTLIDAWGERFVALGRGSLRHPQWQEVAEVVSSRDGYSKPPKSDVQCKNRIDTLKKKYKVEKAKSDSSWPFFDRLDFLLAPVQKLLGNSGGAAGNSGSSNPSNRSTAPMAPRVNFPQRTRTAFPSSGMKRRLPSPPQASASSESSDGFPPEPLAEAVNGKRQRLEESANGADSSDRAQGLRELAQAIRRLGETYERVESSKGEHELLMERNRLDAARELEDQRVQFFLKMQMEISKANNGAPLAVPLAAAAMVGNSASTAEDGDSPATADGNGPRRASMATDDMASSNHHVRYRVKDDRHHHASQRPSYQYNQNNVGAADTGGIGSGSDSGNKEEEEEMEDEEEESQ, from the coding sequence ATGGATGACGACGGTGCCGCCTCCCCGTCGCCCTCGCCGTCACCGTGGCGCTCCCCTTCCCCGCTTCCGATCGCCGACCCCGTCACCGTCGCCGCCGTGCCCCCCGGCCACCTCGCCCTCGCCATCCCTATTCATAAGCATGGTCcctccagcagcggcggcggcgggggcgggggcaGGGAGGACGCCTGGAGCGACGGCGCCACCTCAACGCTGATCGACGCCTGGGGTGAGCGCTTTGTCGCGCTCGGCCGCGGCAGCCTACGCCACCCGCAGTGGCAGGAGGTTGCCGAGGTCGTCTCCTCCCGCGATGGCTACTCCAAGCCGCCCAAGTCCGACGTCCAGTGCAAGAACCGTATCGACACCCTCAAGAAGAAGTACAAAGTCGAGAAGGCCAAGTCGGACTCCTCATGGCCATTCTTCGACCGCCTTGACTTCCTCCTCGCCCCAGTCCAGAAGCTCCTGGGCAATTCTGGCGGGGCAGCAGGAAATTCTGGCTCCTCCAATCCCAGCAACCGGAGCACCGCACCTATGGCCCCGCGTGTCAACTTCCCTCAGCGCACCCGCACGGCCTTTCCCTCGTCAGGTATGAAGcggaggctgccatcgccgccccAGGCGTCAGCATCGTCGGAGTCGTCCGACGGGTTCCCACCTGAACCACTGGCTGAGGCCGTGAACGGCAAGAGGCAACGCCTCGAGGAGTCGGCGAATGGAGCGGACAGCAGCGACCGTGCACAGGGCCTGCGCGAGCTGGCACAGGCGATTCGACGGCTTGGGGAGACATACGAGCGCGTGGAGTCCTCAAAAGGGGAGCATGAGCTCCTGATGGAGCGGAACCGCCTGGATGCCGCACGCGAGCTGGAGGACCAGCGTGTACAGTTCTTCCTCAAGATGCAGATGGAGATCTCGAAGGCCAACAATGGTGCTCCACTCGCTGTCCCACTTGCTGCCGCTGCCATGGTCGGTAATTCAGCCTCTACAGCAGAAGATGGCGACTCGCCAGCTACTGCTGATGGCAACGGTCCAAGGAGAGCCTCTATGGCAACCGATGACATGGCCAGCAGCAATCACCATGTCCGGTACCGTGTCAAGGACGACAGGCATCACCATGCCTCACAGCGCCCATCTTACCAGTACAACCAGAACAATGTTGGTGCTGCGGATACCGGAGGCATTGGTAGTGGCAGCGATTCCGGcaacaaggaagaagaggaagagatGGAAGACGAAGAGGAAGAGAGCCAGTAA